AGGGCAGTGGTGCAGCTACAttactatagctgcagttgcctcaggccccaggcccacctggtgggaggaattaagtggcggatatGAGCAAgattgcagagcctgcttaagatctgagtcatgatCCAGGttagcggttcttgggggagaaggagcattggtgtggcagagcttgctgggtagaaaaagctctgaaaacaacagtgcagcccctcaagcttaggaaGAAGTACTctactctaccagcagtcataccacgacaaaaaactcaagggtcaaatagttggctaggaacatggccaggcagtgaaaatggactcagattcagactcagactctggaatctttctttggtgataaagaagaccaaaacatacagccagaagaagtcaacaaagtcaaagagtctacaacaaaagcctccaaggaaaacatgaactggtctcaggccatggaaaagctcaaaaaggatttggaaaagcaagttagagaagtagaggaaaaattggaaagagaaatgagaaggatgcaagaaaatcatgaaaaacaagacaatgactggctaaaggagactcaaaaaaatactgaagaaaataacaccttaaaaaataagactcactcaaatggcaaaacggctccaaaaaaccaatgaggagaagaatgccttgaaaggcagaattagccaaatgggaaaggagatccaaaagaccactgaagaaaataccaccttagaaattagatcggagcaagtagaagctagtgacttgttgagaaatcaggatgttataaaacagaaccaaaggaatgaaaaaatggaagacaatgtgaaatatctcattggaaaaaacactgatctggaaaatagatccaggaagagataatttaaaaattattggactacctgaaagccatgatcaaaagaagagcctcaacatcatctttcaagaaattatcaagaactgacccgatattctagagccacagggtaaaatagaaattgaaagaatccaatgatcacctcctgaaaaagatcccaaaaagaaaactcctaggaatattgttgccaaatcccagagctcccagatcaaggagaaaatactgcaagcagccagaaaaaaaaaacaatttgagtatcatggaaacacaatgaagataacaaaagatctagcagcttctacattaagggattgaagggcttggaatatgatattctggaggtcaatggagctaggaataaaaccaagaatcacctaaccagcaaaactgagtgtcatgctccaaggcaaaatatggattttcaagctttctgaaaagtccagagctgaatagaaaatttgactttcaaacacaagaatcaagagaagcatgaaaaggtaaacgagagaaatcataagggacttactaaagctgaactgttttgtttacattcctacatggaaagatgatgtgtatgattcaggagacctcagtattagggtagctgaagggaatatacaaacatacaaatacatatacatatgtatgtatacatacacacacacacacacacacacatatagacagggcacagggtgagttgaatatgaagggatgatatctaaaaaaataaaaggatgagagaggaatatattgagaaagggagagagagaatggggtaaattatctcgcataaaagtggcaagaaaaagcagttctgtaggaagggaagaggggacaggtgagcgggaatgagtgaatcttgctctctttggatttgacctgagggaataacatacacactcaattgggtatcttacctcacaggaaaggaggaaggagataaaaaaggggggacgatagaagggacagggtcaagggagaaaattgaataaagggggataggaaggagcaaaatatagtctttcacatcacgagtattgtggaagggttttgcatgatatacatgtggcctatgttgaattgcttgccttcttagggagggtgggtgggaagggaagaaaatttggaactcaaattttaaaagcagatgttcaaaaaaaaaaaaaagtttttgcatgcaactgggaaataagatatacaggcaatggggcataggaatctatcttgccctacaagaaagtaagggaaaaggggattggtaggggagtggggtggagggtcgaaatggagagaaaatttgtaattcaaactcttgtgaaaatcaatgctgaaaactaaaaataaaaaaacaagtaTTCTTACCTGGGAACAACTAAGGAAACACATAAAGGACACAAAACACTAAGTGCCCAACTCCTTacctttatggatgaagaaagaaACCCAGAGGTTAGTTAAGTCTTTTGTTAAAGTCTAGAAAATACAGGAAATGGAACTCAGAGTCTAACTAATCTCAGAATTTCAACTCTTTATTTCACCTCACTACTCCATGATTTAAGTTCAAATTCCTTGATTCTTATGGCCAAAGCTAAATGTCACCGTATGCTACAGAAATGTTTCATGTTCTTCAATTTAGGTATGAACAAAAGCACGCAGgattcactccctcctcacctaagTCTACACACCTTAGATATGCACATGCCCTTGAACAGCTTATCAATCTCTACCACTCTATATGAACACATATTTATGTAAAGAAATCACATACTCACTAATATTCGAAATAATATCCTTTTATTCCTATTTCCACAATGCTTTATATTCAACAGCTCCAgggtgaaaaataaaaatactggaCAGTAATTTTTACATTAATAATAGCTATAGCTGAGAATCCATGAAAATTTTTGCAGCAGAACAGGGTCCTGTGTCAAAGCACTACTCTGTTAAGAGCTCAATTTGTATATAACTTTATTTAAATTGAAAACACCCCCCTTTTCTGTTAGAATTACAAAAGGAGTTTGTTGGTATAAAAACATCTAAAATAGAATTTCTAAATAAGGCATGGTCTAGGATAATAGTATTAAGATCCaactttggattttttaaaacaaattatgtGGAGAGAAGCACTATATTTACAGAAAGTTATCTACATATGTGTACCTAGAGGTACAAATTGAAAGTTAAGACTGAAGAGACTTAACAGTTAAACATATTGTTGAAAATCTCAAAAGCGGTTCTCTTTTCAAGagcttttttccctttatcttctTAGAAATGAAGTATGTCTAAGATCCTCCTTCATCCTCAATCTTGGGAGCCAGGTAATATTTTAAGTGTCCCATATCTGCAATCTTATACTCTACAactaaaatagacaaaaaaaaaaagagatggttAATCATTTGGTAGCATTATGAAAGGAAGATTTTAAGGCCATTGATTGAAGATGAAGTAATTTATCTTACCAAGTGGTACATCTGCAGACATACTGAGTGTTACTGTAGGAGACAGTGGAGTGGCTTTGGTAAAGAAATTCAGGTATCGAAGTGCAAAGGTCAACTGAACTGGCTCATTCATCTCTATTGTAACCTAAAAGAATAGAGAAGTCTTAGAAACAGATGTGTTCTGATCTTACAATAAATTCAATTAGAAACTTGATTAAAAATTTAAACACTACAGAATACCTCCTCCCTCAAAGCAACTGAAATGTAGGTATGTTGCCTTAGTACAAACTTAATCAGCTAGCAGTTCTCATAAGGCCATTTAACCAGAAATAGATTTCTGACTAGCTATTCTTCTTTGagcaatttcttaaaaatttcactttcatttccaGTTTTAAGGTGGGGCTGAGTTTTTGtggtaaaaggaagaaaaagaaataatgattcTTTTACAATTCTTGGAAAACACATGCTCTTAgtatgcctattttcccacaatcCCTCCACCACTATTCCCATTCTTTGTAATCCTTTCCAATTTGCTGGGTATAGAGCTTGaacctgataatttttttttaaatttatatttgttaGATATTTGGATAATCTTTCATGTGGTTCTAATAGTTATAATTTTTTAGAACCACTTGCTTATATCCTTTAACTACCTATCACctggagaatggcttttggtttCTTATACTTGTTAGTTACCTATGTACCCGGGAATATCAGCCACTATCAGAGATGTGATAAAAGATATTATCCCCTACTCAACTGTGTTTCTCCATAACTTTCAGTTGTATTAATTTTGTTCAAGCAAAAGTTCTTCAACttttatgtaaacaaaattatattttatgtttttaattgcCCTTAATCCCTTGTTTGGACAAGAACTctgttgatgcaaagtgaattaagcagaaccagaaaaaacaaTATCCACAGACTACAACAATGTATACAGAAGAGACAACAGAAAAATTAAGAGTGAAGGCTGTGAAATCAGACTtgacttcacagaaaaaatataGGAAGGCACCTACCTCCCCCCTTCTTTGCAGAGTTGGGAAGAACTATACTATAGATGTAATATCAAGCTTGGTTAAAGTGGTATGGTTAGTttaagtttgttcaacttttttctcttatttgttgttataagggatggcttagTAAAAAGAGATATATTGTACTGGGACATGCTGATGCAAAAACAAGATattattaaaattcatttaaaaaagataatatgcAGTATAAAAGAAGCCAAAGTTCTAAGTGTTTTATAATACAGTGGTACTACTTATCACAACTGTACACTGATCTGAAAGATCTGGGGATCCTGGTTAATTCTGTCATTAATTTAGGATCATACTTCTTGTTGAAATATTTTGGGAAATCTATTGTCTACTTTAATATCTAGAGTATAAAGTATAATTAAATATCTAATTGAAACACTTACTGAGCACCTACATGATGGACATGTGCTAGATGCTTATGGTAATACAAGATATACAAGACACAGTTTTtgtgctcaaggagcttaaaatctcaTACATGAGAGATATAACACATATATTTcaatacaaagtgaaatatctcatgatCAAAAGCTACATCAAATTCAAGACAAGTAGAGTGTAACTGAAAATATGCTGAAATTAAGTCAGATGACCTGGTTCTTAGACTAACTAAACCACTTGATGTGACCTcacacaaatcacttaacctccagggTTTAGTCTCTTCATTTATATATGAGGGTGCTGGTTCAAACTAACTCTTAACATTGTGGCTCTATGTAACTTAACATTACCTGGATTCCACAATAAGCTTTAAAAACAATAGGGACAACAACCAATTTCCCATTATCTGACCTTTCTACAAACCCTTTCAGAAAATGATACAGGTGGGGGTTAGGATGCATTGTTGTAGAAAGGCAATCCTGCCTCTAATTCATTTCAGGATGAGTCTCAAAACCAGGTGCAGTTAATTCGGGGTTTCCAAAATAGCAAACATGCTAATCTTCCTgtctgactttggacaaatctcttaagctgggcttgttttctcatctgtaaagaacAAGGTTAGCCTCAATGATCtgtaaagtcctttccaattgTAAATCTATGAACATATCTGCTACAGGTAAAAAGTATGTCATTTCCCACCTTTACAAATTTCATTATCTAAGGTAAAATTGGAAAATACACCCAAAACAAAATAGATCTGTACTAATGACTTTCATTTGAATATCAAATTATACCCATTTAATATTTAGAATTTCAACCtattattctagtctagtttgtTTTTACCAATATCAAAATTCACTGCATTTAAATTTTCTCAAGATCTAAATTTGACTTACAGCTTCCTCCTCTTTGTCAACATTACTTGTCTGTGATAGTTTTACATTTCCACTTCCTAGTTCTCCACTGGCAGAAAATTTTACACCATCTTTTGCACAGGAAATTACAACAGCATCTCCAATATGACTGAGATCCCGACAGATTCGTGCAAATTCACCAGAAGGCATTTTTACCACACAACTATATTCTTGTTCCTGTAATACAAAAACAGCTTTGAACATATTTAGGACTTTAAATGTTTAGATTTGTCATCAATCTGatttgctgaagaaaaaaaaaaaagctatgaaaTTGTATTCTTTTGAACACTTAGTCCAAAAAGATAATTAAGTCATgacaattaaataatttatttagcaaATGGTTCAGACCTTAAGAgtagaactgtttttttttttcaaggaatgtTTGATATAAAAGGAAGTCAAAAAGCACATTTAaccatatttaaaatatttaatagctATGAGTAGCCACATCTATTTTTCTGTAATGTATTCAGGAATGACACAGAGCTTCCATACCAGTCACCCTCCTAGTTACTAGATTTTCTATCAATGTCAACAGTCTGGATAGATACATAAAGACAGGCCATAGAAAGGGTATATGGTGGCTATATAATTTACCAAAACTTGTCTTCCAAAAacaaatcaattattttatattagaaAATTCAATATCCAATCACTTTTCTACTTCGATGCAGATAATAAAAATTTACCTTTCCCTGGAAAGGATTAAAATCTATTAAAAGCTACTTATAAACTGTCATTAATTAAAATACAGCATAACTAATGAGCTTAAAAATTAAGATACAAATACTATAGAAGAGATCTAAAGAAGGGAAGTTAAGAGGGCAGAGGCTGCCTAGTGTGGTAGAAATTAATGTTTTGGAGACTAAAGAGCTGAGGCTCAAGTCTTCACTCTGTTAGTTACTACCTCAGGCAACATTTAATTTGTCTAGCTTTATCTTAGGTAATACACTCAAAATggcttccagatctaaatcctaaCTGTATTATTTTCTGTTGTTATTCGTTCTTAATAATTCAAACACAAGGAGAAGTAAGATCTAAGTGCTGATTTTAGACTATTATTTAACAATAGATGAACAAAGTGGTACATATTAGGTTAAAATGAATGCAgcattaagtgatttttttttcttgccaaaaattttctttacatattaGAACCTCAATATTTAAGTGTTAGAAATTGGCTTTAgtcatattatttaattttatgtagttAATATAATTAGACACGTAGCAAGAAACCTTGATACTTACTGGAATTCCAAGCTGTTCAACATCTAAATCCATTAATTTCATCTCATAGTCTGATACCTTTTCCTGATCTACAAATAAAACATAATATGCCATTTTATATTTCAGTATTAGTGGAATAATTTAAAAGTGAGGTGTGCATTTATACAAGACAACTTACTTGGTGCCTCAAATATCAACGCAAGTGTATCTGCATTGTCTTCGGCCCTTAGGGTAATAATATCTTCATTGCTGgcacattttaatattttggaCATGCTGGATAATGGAGAACAAGGAGTAAATAAATAGATTCATCTATGAAGTCCAGAAAAGTCCCAGAGGGGTTAATGCTGTTATTATAACTGGCTATCTTCACCCAATGGACACTGAGACGTATCAGTGGGCTGTAAACAGGGCCTCAAGTGTAGTGTGGCACATTTTGGTGGCAGGAGGCATAGCCTAGCTTCCTTCCTAATACCGATTCTTTtcgggggcggggtggggggggctgTTAAGCAGCAAAGACAGCCGGGCCCCTCCATAACAGGCCCGCTGCTGCCTCCTCCTCTCTCGCTCGGGCCACAAAGCCTCTTGTGGAGGGTGCATGCTTTTTACTTTAAATTCGAGGTCTTCGGGGTCGCTTCTGGGAGCCTTCCCGCCACAGCCCCTCAGACCGCATTGTGAGCTTGGCGCCGAAATGACGTTGGGCGGGAGGCGGCCGGGGCGcgcttccccttccccaaaccgCGCGCTTCGGCCTGGCCCCGCCCCCCCCGCTGCTACCAGACCAATGAGGTGCGTCCATCCATCCTCCCCAccgccccccccactcccccgGCCGGGGCAGCTAGAACTACCCCGCTCCACCGCGCTCCCGCCAAGAATCTCGGGGGaagcctgggggagggggaaggaatacTTTGTTTACTCCACCGAAAGCCCCAGTTAGTGGACAGGGTCGTCCTTACCTGGTGAGATTAACGCCCATGGCCAGGTTGCGGTCGCAGCGGTAGGTATCGAAGCCCTCCGAGCGGAGGGTGAGCTGCACCAGGGAGATGTGGGACGAGTCCATGCTCTGCAGGTTCACCCCGCCCGAGCTGATGTCCCAGCAGGCCTCATTGATGAAGTCTTTCAGCGCCTCCAGCACCTTCTTGAGGATGGAGCCCTGCACTAGCCTTGCCTCGAACATGGTGGCGAACGAGAATACCAGAGCAGAAGCGAGGAAAAGCAAAGCGGGGACGACAGAGAGCTGGGCTCAGCCACCGAAGCGAGGTCGGAGACGCGGGCGCAGAGCAGCACACGCAACAGCCGCCTCTAACCAAATGAGGCTCCGCTTCTCCAGCTCGCGCTCTCGCCGGCAAGTCGCTGTGACGTCACGGCGTAACCGCCCGCCTCCTCGATTACGCTACTGGTGCTCCGTCGGCCAATCCCATCACGAAGGCCTCACCTAAATCCCCTGAGCCAATCAGAGGGAGCGGGTTTACCCCGCCTTTCATAATTGCCCGGGCTTGTTCAGGTTCACCTAACCTCAATCTTTTTTGATTGGGTCTGGGGGTGTTTGGGATTTTGAACCTAATTCGATGAAGATGTCTTTTTTCCTTGGAGAGtgagatacagagctggaagcgACCTTAGCggtcattttattttatcctttaaatttacagatggggaaattgaggcctccTAGAGttgaaatgacctgcccaaggtggtcacataggtagtaaatggcaaaatgcattcaaatccaggtcctttggCTCTAAATGcacagatttttttgttgttttcctcttcGGCACGCATTTTTCATCacacgttttttttttttaattagaaaaaaaatatggaacagAAGTTCCTGTGgttttagcacagtgcatggcacatagtaagcacttaataaatgcattttccttctttctagggTAATTCTCAATAATGTTtcccagaactttttttttttgttggcagGTTCCTGAATATATCAAAGAACAGAAAGATATCgccttcattcattcagttagAAGCAGTATATCTAAGCCGGCACCAACaactgttttaattttcaataaCTAAGTATGTGCTTTGGCTAATTTTCGGACGGGTGATGTTTTGCCCATGCTCATTTTTTAGCgttgttctcatctgtcaaaggaaaaTGTGGGATTAAGTGAGGAAGGTTCTTTTAAACCCGTTAGGCACCAATAACTAACCCCTTGAGTGCATGGACTTTCTTTTTGTATCGCTTTAGTGGGTGGTTTGTTTAATTAAATCAAGTTGATCTGTGTTTCGGTAGATGGAAGAGGGAGTACATAGCtaaatttcattttccatctccttttgacataaagaaactgaagccaagagagattaaatgactggcTCAGAGTCACTGAGGGACTCAGTACAGAGGCATAGATAGAATACCGAAGTCTCTTTTCAGGGTTCTCAATGCCTTCTACCCCGAGGCTTTTCTCCACACTACAAGCTCTCAACTTGGGGTATGTTTACTCTTGAGAGACACTAGGAGCTTGACTACAGGGTAAGGGGATTATTTGGTAAATAACTATTATCCTCTTGAAATATTCCCAAAGGCATAGTGTTATTATTGGAGAGAGTATAACTATAATACTAAAAATGACATCCATGGGATAAAATTTTCATTatgataattaaactcattttatttttatgtacatatgcatagcAAACTTTaggatttatttcctttcatattgaatAGGAGGCACAGGGGAATTTATTGAAAGGCAGATATGGGGCCGGAAAGAGgttgggcatccttgctttatagTTCCTTAGTGACTTCACTAACTCTCATGGATTAGATTTTTGTCTCTACCTCGATGACTCCCAGATATGTATTCCAAACTCGAGCCCTGCATCAACTGCTATTGGACTTTTCAatctggatgtcctatagacatctcaaactcaacatttctaaaacagaTCTGATTATCTTTACCTtaaaacccacccctcttccaaacttccctatttttgtggGGGCACCATTATCCTTCTAGTTTCTCAAGTTTTCAACCTTGGAATCATCCTCCATTCCTCATTCACCATGACCCCATATTCATTCAGTAGCCAAGTCTTTTCACTTCTACCTCCACACTTACATcaacccccttctctccattctccaTTAGTTCTCTCTATCATCCTGCTAATTCTGGCCCTTGTCACCTTTCACTTGGACTATATTGCCCCCTTCATGTCTacaatccatctttcacataACTACCAAGGCtatgtggaaatttttttttcaataatgaagcatttattttttttctcctcacctccccacctactgaaaaaaagaaatatagaaccCTGTATCATAAAAAGCACAGTCAAGCACAGTCATATTCAAGATAattctatatttccctccatcctgttttcttcttttttcttctctttattcctcaAACTCACTTTATTAGAGATTTTtatgctttctttcctttaacCCCCTATTCATGACCCCCCTGCAAACttagggtttgttttgtttatagcGAATCTCTCCCTGAATCTACCATGCCtatatcttatttctcttttactgTTCCTTAGTGTATTGCTATTGAGTTGGATGAATTCCAACacaaaaattaggacactaatggattgttggtggagttgtgaactgaaccaaccattctggagaataatttagagccatgcctaaagggctataaaactgtgcataccctttgaaccatcaataccactgctagatctgtatctcaaagagatcaaaggaaaaggaccaacatgtacaaaaatatttatagcagctctttttgtggtggcagaggaATGGAAagtgaggagatgcccatcaactggggaatggtatataacaagttgtggtatatgattgtgatggaacactttTGTGCTATAGAAATGACAAGGGAGGTAGTTTcaaaaaagcctgggaagacttatatgaactgattcaaaatgaagtgagcagaactggtaAAACATTGTACATAACAGCAAAAAAATAACAATGATCGACTGCAAAAGACTACTCTGATTgttataatgatccaagacagttctgaagggcacgtgatgaaaaatgctatccaccttcagactgagaactgatgaactctgagtgtagattgaagtatatttttttcaccttatttttcttgcttttttcccccaacatgcgaaatatggaaatatgttttgcatgatttcatatccATAATTGATATGGATTGCTTGCCCTCTTAATGGGTaggaggggcaggggggagggagacaatttggaactcaaatttttttttaaatgaatgttaaaaataaattttaaaaatgacaaggagaggtgaaaatgaaaatgaagtacAGATTGTAATAATGAAACTTAAAAACTAAGAATAGTATAACTAAAGATATGAGTTAAAAGACTAATTCATCTAAACATTCCTGAGGAGTCTGGAAGATGTGTTTTGCATTTTATAAGATCAGATTGCTTAGTATGATAATTTTTTCCAAGCTTTCTAACTTCTACTTCTTCCACCTATATGTCCAACTGGGATAGTGAAAGGCTGAGGCCTCTCCCTTCATAGCCCAGTCTTTCCCTTCTCACCAGAAGGCCACCCAGCAGGAGGAAGTCAGCCAAAGGGAAGGGCACATTCTGgttaattaatgctttttcagTGCACCTCACTCTGAACTATGAAGCCACAGCCAGTTAAAAACGCTTCTGTGGTAAGCGgaccagaaccagttacagatTTCTTCTTCTCCAAAGTCCTTGTGGAGAGTTGCATCAGAGGCACCTTGCATATGCTCGTAGGGATTGGGACTCACTGGCCAGTACCCCATTACAAAGTATTAGAAAAGAAAGGCACTGATCTCGAAAAATGATTCCTAGTATTTCTTGTAGCTCTAATTGCCTACAATTAGTGAACAATGCAAAACAGAGGATCTGTTTCCCaatggtagaatgtaagctctttgaattcagagactatttttacttttgtctatATATCTCCAACTCTTAGCACATACAACTGAGTGTATTTGGAAGGCCACAGCCTCTGAAGGTAATGAGTAGTGGGGTGCTATTCTCTCTCTAAGCTCTCTAGGGAACTTCATCATCTCTCATAAgtttaattaccatctccatACAGATTATTGACACCTAAGAATATCTAGCCCCAGTACTCTCCCTGAGCTTCAGGCGTTCATCACCAGTGGCTAATGGAGCCTTTCAAACT
This region of Trichosurus vulpecula isolate mTriVul1 chromosome 3, mTriVul1.pri, whole genome shotgun sequence genomic DNA includes:
- the PCNA gene encoding proliferating cell nuclear antigen; protein product: MFEARLVQGSILKKVLEALKDFINEACWDISSGGVNLQSMDSSHISLVQLTLRSEGFDTYRCDRNLAMGVNLTSMSKILKCASNEDIITLRAEDNADTLALIFEAPNQEKVSDYEMKLMDLDVEQLGIPEQEYSCVVKMPSGEFARICRDLSHIGDAVVISCAKDGVKFSASGELGSGNVKLSQTSNVDKEEEAVTIEMNEPVQLTFALRYLNFFTKATPLSPTVTLSMSADVPLVVEYKIADMGHLKYYLAPKIEDEGGS